The Streptomyces sp. NBC_00102 genome segment CTGCCGCAAGCTGTTCGGCAACCCGGGCGTATCGCCTTCCGACGCCTGGCCGATGCAGTACCCCGTGTGGGCGTCCCTGATCTGGTCCGCCGTGATCATCGTGGTGTTCCGGACCCTCTCGGTCCGCAAGTACCGCCGGGCGGCGACCTGACCGCGCCCGCTCTGCGACGCCGGTGCGCGAAAAGCCCCGGTCGGCGGACTCCTCGGGAATCCGCCGGCCGGGGCTTCGTGCGTCGCGTCGCGGCGCGGGAGGCTCAGCCGGTGTACGGCTTGGCCGAGAGGATCTTCACCGCGGCCTTCTTGCCGTTGGGCAGCTCGTACTCGGCGTCGTCGCCCGTGCGCTTGCCGTTGACGCCCCTGCCCAGCGGCGACTGCGGCGAGTACGTCTCGATCTCCGTGCTCGCGTACTCGCGGGAGGCGAGGAGGAAGGTCACGGTGTCGTCCTCGTCGCCGTCGAAGGCGATCGTCACGACCATGCCGGGCTCGACCACACCGTCGTCGGCCGGCGCCTCGCCGACCTTCGCGTGCTCCAGGAGCTGGGTGAGCTGACGCACCCGGAGCTCCATCTTGCCCTGCTCCTCCTTGGCCGCGTGGTACCCGCCGTTCTCGCGGAGGTCGCCCTCCTCACGGGCCGCCGCGATCTTTACGGAGATCTCCGTGCGCGCGGGACCAGACAGGTACTCCAGCTCGGCCTTGAGCTGGTTGTACGCCTCCTGCGTGAGCCAGGTGACGTTTTCGCTGGTCTGGGTCACAGGTGCTCCTCGTCGGTACTGGGAATACAAAGCATCGCCCTACCCCGAGCTTGTTCCCTCACGGGTGGGCGAAACCACGAGCCTAACAATTTCCCGGGCAAAGGGGGAGAAGGTTACCCGGTGCCGATGGAGGCGTGGCGGACAGTACGGGAGGTCCGCGGCGAACGGAACGCCGGCTGCTCAGCCCGCCGAGCCGCCGCCCGTGCAGCCCAGCAGCTCCACCGCACTGGCCCGGGACGTCGTCCGCAGCGCCACGACCTCGTCGACGCGCCCCACGTGCTGGTCGAACCGGAAGTCCTTGCGGGCGACCTCGCCGCCCTCCGCGTCCAGGGCGCGCACCGTGCAGAAGCCGCCGGCGTCCTTGTCCTTGTGCACTTCGAGATGGGCCTCGGCCCGCTCGTCGGAGACGACCTTGGACTTGATCAGCTCGGCGCTGATGACCGTGCCGCCGACGTAGTCCACACCGATCCAGACGATCACGCCGACCAGCGCCGCACCCAGTACCGCGCCGATCACCCGGAGCTTGCGGTCCGCGCGCTCGTCCTTGCTCCGACTGCCGTACCGGCCCTCGGGTGTGGCCTCGCGCACCGCGGTCATGATCGTTCCTCCTGTGCAGGGAATCGAGGAATTTTCCACCTTCCCGTTCGGTCACTATAGGAGTTGCCCATCGCGACAAATAACTGAGGACCGAGTCTTGACCGAGCAGCTGCGCCTGATGGCCGTCCACGCCCACCCCGACGACGAGTCGAGCAAGGGCGCGGCCACGATGGCCAAGTACGTGTCCGAGGGGGTGGACGTCATGGTCGTCACCTGCACCGGCGGCGAACGTGGTTCCATCCTCAACCCCCGGCTCCAGGGAGACGCGTACATCGAGGAGAACATCCACGAGGTGCGCAGGAAGGAGATGGAGGAGGCCCGCGAGATCCTCGGTGTCCGGCAGGAATGGCTCGGCTTCGTCGACTCCGGCCTTCCCGAGGGCGACCCGCTGCCCCCGCTCCCCGAGGGCTGCTTCGCGCTGGAGGACGAGGAGACCGCCGCGGGGCGCCTCGTCGCCAAGATCCGCTCGTTCCGCCCGCAGGTCGTCACCACGTACGACGAGAACGGCGGCTACCCGCACCCCGACCACATCATGACCCACAAGATCACGATGATCGCGTTCGACGGTGCGAGCGACAAGGAGCGCTTCCCCGAGGACGAGTTCGGTCCCGTCTGGCAGCCGCAGAAGCTCTACTACAACCAGGGCTTCAACAAGCCCCGCACGGTCGCCCTGCACGAGGCGCTCCTCGCGCGCGGCCTGGAGTCCCCGTACGGCGACTGGCTGAAGCGCTGGGACGAGATGAAGCACACCGAACGCACCCTGACCACGCACATCCCGTGCGCGGACTTCTT includes the following:
- the greA gene encoding transcription elongation factor GreA; protein product: MTQTSENVTWLTQEAYNQLKAELEYLSGPARTEISVKIAAAREEGDLRENGGYHAAKEEQGKMELRVRQLTQLLEHAKVGEAPADDGVVEPGMVVTIAFDGDEDDTVTFLLASREYASTEIETYSPQSPLGRGVNGKRTGDDAEYELPNGKKAAVKILSAKPYTG
- a CDS encoding DUF4307 domain-containing protein, with the translated sequence MTAVREATPEGRYGSRSKDERADRKLRVIGAVLGAALVGVIVWIGVDYVGGTVISAELIKSKVVSDERAEAHLEVHKDKDAGGFCTVRALDAEGGEVARKDFRFDQHVGRVDEVVALRTTSRASAVELLGCTGGGSAG
- the mca gene encoding mycothiol conjugate amidase Mca, which gives rise to MTEQLRLMAVHAHPDDESSKGAATMAKYVSEGVDVMVVTCTGGERGSILNPRLQGDAYIEENIHEVRRKEMEEAREILGVRQEWLGFVDSGLPEGDPLPPLPEGCFALEDEETAAGRLVAKIRSFRPQVVTTYDENGGYPHPDHIMTHKITMIAFDGASDKERFPEDEFGPVWQPQKLYYNQGFNKPRTVALHEALLARGLESPYGDWLKRWDEMKHTERTLTTHIPCADFFEVRDRALIAHATQIDPEGGWFRVPMDVQKEVWPTEEYELVKAGVDTSLPESDLFAGIRDNA